A stretch of DNA from Salvelinus sp. IW2-2015 linkage group LG20, ASM291031v2, whole genome shotgun sequence:
TGGGATGGAGAGATGTGTTCAATCACCTCTAAAATTTGAATGCTCCCATTTTTTTCTGACTCAATGGCCAAAAATACATTGTTAATCATACTAGCTACTTATAAATATTTGTTTCCTTCCATTTAGTCAAATATTCTCCATGTTTAGCTTGTTCAATATGAAATACATCAAATTAAGTCTTGAGTATGATGAATCCATATTGCATAATCGATATCATTGATTTATCCCTTTAGCTGAAGAGTGCAAAAGGAAATGGAAGAATCTAAGAGACCGATACTTCAAGGAAGTACGACAGGAGAAAAGGAGTAAGGAAGAGACAGGGGAGCGCACCACCAGTCGATGGAAATACAGACAACTTCTGAACTTTCTTCAACCATTCATTAAACCTAGAAATGGCAATGCAGACCATGACAACCAGGAGAGCCCTGATACAATCAATAAAAGCACACMGAGTGAGATCAAAACACTCAATACAGCCCTGGTAAACAACATGAAAACCCCTACAACCCAGGTTGGGACCATGTCGCAGCTAGCCTTTGTGACCCAGCTGTCCCCAGCGCAACAAGGCACYCAGATGGCCCAGCTGGCTTTCCTGGCCAAGCTACCACCAGGTGCCCAGATATCCCCAGCGCCCCAGCCATCCTCAGCTCCCCAGCTATCAACATACACAACCAGGAAGAGGCCTCAGACACGACAAGAGTCCCCTGCTTCACCATGTTCCTCAAGTACTCCTGCCAAGCTCTCCACAAAGAACAGGAGGCTGCTGGCCAAAGAGAAAGATCACAGATCAGATTCCATGATCCCTAACCGACAGTGTGACGAGGATGAGATGTTTCTTCTCAGCTTTGTTCCTGCCTTGAAGAGGCTAGCTCCACAAAAAAGATGTGAGACCAAAATTAAGATCCAACAGATAATGTATGAGGCAGAGTTTAGTGTAGCTCAGCCATTGACTGTCAAAGACCCACTGGTGACAGTGTCCAATGAACTGCTAGAGCCCGTGCCTCAAGAAGACCAAGAGTCACAAGAAGAGCCAGAGACATAACTCATTCATTTTTGTAGGGTCTACAGGGGTTGTTCTCAGTGGAAGTTATATTGTTCTTTGGACAAAGTAttttttgtaaaatatatttttctctctcctaaAACATGAAGAGCCAAGTTATTCATCATGTTTTTAGAATAATCACATTTTTGGTGGTGTCATATTGAGAGGTATACTTTTATATTTTTCAGAATAGTTGATTAACAACCAAATCAATTATTTTACTAGATTATCTTAAAACATTTGCTTTTATGAATSCAAGTTAACCAAATTGAAAATACAATGGGCTGTTATTCTGTTTCTAATGTTGAATGTTTCTTTGAATGGCATTAAGTGGTTGCAGCCTGATTAGAAAAACATTGACTACCCATATGAAGRTGTTTGTTTAAAGTTCTCAGTAGGATATGAAGCAGTCTATTACAGATGCTTATGCTAttttaataatacatttattatacatttttttagtgAGAAAGTTGAAGTAAACAAAATCAATTAGTGAGGGAGAACACTATCAAAAATAACAGCTTTTGTTACTCATGACATTCATCTTGATAGTTGTCAGGTTGAAGAAATCAATCTTTTATACCTTTTGCACATCCCCCCCAAGTTCTTTATTTTATAAGCATATGCATTAGAATTCTACATTTCCATTTGTACTAAAA
This window harbors:
- the LOC111980975 gene encoding uncharacterized protein, producing MDEKLILSVFNFPELYNTTLPDYRNGETRSLAWRRISALTALPAEECKRKWKNLRDRYFKEVRQEKRSKEETGERTTSRWKYRQLLNFLQPFIKPRNGNADHDNQESPDTINKSTXSEIKTLNTALVNNMKTPTTQVGTMSQLAFVTQLSPAQQGTQMAQLAFLAKLPPGAQISPAPQPSSAPQLSTYTTRKRPQTRQESPASPCSSSTPAKLSTKNRRLLAKEKDHRSDSMIPNRQCDEDEMFLLSFVPALKRLAPQKRCETKIKIQQIMYEAEFSVAQPLTVKDPLVTVSNELLEPVPQEDQESQEEPET